The following nucleotide sequence is from Pedobacter sp. PACM 27299.
ACAATTTGAAAACAGCAGCGCTGATAAAGATTATAACCTCGGTGTAATCGCAGAAATGGCTAAAAACGCGGCAGCAGAAGGCGCAGATGCAATAGCCTTCCATGAATGTTCCATCACCGGTTATACTTTTGCAAGACCGCTTTCCAAAGCAGAAATGCTGAACCTGGCGGAATTCATCCCAGAGGGGCCCAGCATCCTTAAATTAATAGAATTGGCTAAAAAGTATAAAATTGCGATCCTGGCAGGCCTTTTTGAAAAGGACAAAGACGATAACTTATTCAAGGCGTATGTTTGCGTAGATCAAAGCGGTTTGATTGCCAAACACCGTAAGTTACATCCATTTATTAACCCTCATCTGACGCCAGGCAATGAATATACCGTTTTTGACTTATACGGCTGGAAATGTGGCATACTTATTTGTTACGATAATAACATCATTGAAAATGTGAGGGCCACCACCTTATTAGGTGCTCAGGTGATCTTTATGCCTCATGTGACTATGTGTACACCATCTACCAGGCCGGGTGCAGGTTTTGTGGATGCTGCACTCTGGAACGACAAGACTGCCAATCAGGATGTATTACGTGCAGAATTTGACGGTTTAAAAGGACGTCAATGGCTGATGAAATGGCTGCCTGCGCGTGCTTATGACAATGCGATATACGTGGTGTTTGCTAATCCAATTGGCATGGATGATGATCAGCTTAAAAATGGATGCGCTATGATTATTGATCCATTTGGAGAGGTAATGACCGAGTGCAGGTCATTAGATGATGAATTTGTGATCGCAGAGCTGAGTCCAGAGCCCCTTCATTTAGCTGGGGGATTTCGCTATCTGGAGG
It contains:
- a CDS encoding nitrilase family protein — its product is MINIKIASAQFENSSADKDYNLGVIAEMAKNAAAEGADAIAFHECSITGYTFARPLSKAEMLNLAEFIPEGPSILKLIELAKKYKIAILAGLFEKDKDDNLFKAYVCVDQSGLIAKHRKLHPFINPHLTPGNEYTVFDLYGWKCGILICYDNNIIENVRATTLLGAQVIFMPHVTMCTPSTRPGAGFVDAALWNDKTANQDVLRAEFDGLKGRQWLMKWLPARAYDNAIYVVFANPIGMDDDQLKNGCAMIIDPFGEVMTECRSLDDEFVIAELSPEPLHLAGGFRYLEARRPELYKDIIGADHESKQQVSWLKK